In Thermus hydrothermalis, a single genomic region encodes these proteins:
- the glnA gene encoding type I glutamate--ammonia ligase, whose protein sequence is MAYTKAEILKTLKSEGVKFLRLQITDILGMVKNVEVPESQFEKALDGEIMFDGSSIEGFTRIEESDMLLRPDYNTFVILPDLVEDPARGKVARLICDVYYPDGRPFEGDPRYVLKRQIERLKKLGFDNMYAGPEPEFFLFLRTPEGLPTTETHDKAGYFDLAPIDKGEEARRDMVNALVAMGFEIEASHHEVAPGQHEIDFKYADALTTADNIATFKWVVKRVALNHGLHATFLPKPIRGINGSGMHTHLSLFKNGENAFYDPQAEYQLSKTALHFIAGLLEHAEGMVAITNPLVNSYKRLTPGYEAPTNIAWSASNRSAMIRIPARRGVGTRAELRMPDPSANPYLALAVMAAAAMDGIERKLLPPPPIQRNIYQMSVRERRKHKIRELPGTLREALEALKKDPVIREALGEHVYTHFLQAKQMEWDDYRVTVHQWELDQYLATY, encoded by the coding sequence ATGGCGTACACCAAGGCGGAAATCCTTAAGACGCTCAAGTCCGAGGGCGTAAAGTTCCTGCGCCTCCAGATCACCGACATCCTGGGCATGGTGAAGAACGTGGAGGTGCCAGAATCCCAGTTTGAGAAGGCCCTGGACGGGGAGATCATGTTTGACGGCTCCTCCATTGAGGGCTTCACCCGCATTGAGGAGTCGGACATGCTCCTGAGGCCCGACTACAACACCTTCGTCATCCTCCCCGACCTGGTGGAAGACCCCGCCCGGGGCAAGGTGGCCCGGCTCATCTGCGACGTGTACTACCCCGATGGCCGCCCCTTTGAAGGGGACCCCCGGTACGTGCTCAAGCGGCAGATTGAAAGGCTAAAGAAGCTGGGGTTTGACAACATGTACGCTGGCCCCGAGCCCGAGTTCTTCCTCTTCCTCCGCACCCCCGAGGGCCTTCCCACCACGGAAACCCACGACAAGGCGGGCTACTTTGACCTCGCCCCCATTGACAAGGGGGAGGAGGCCCGGCGGGACATGGTGAACGCCCTGGTGGCCATGGGCTTTGAGATTGAGGCCTCCCACCACGAGGTGGCCCCTGGCCAGCACGAGATTGACTTCAAGTACGCCGACGCCCTCACCACCGCCGACAACATCGCTACCTTCAAATGGGTGGTGAAGCGGGTGGCCCTCAACCACGGCCTCCACGCCACCTTCCTCCCCAAGCCCATCCGAGGCATCAACGGGAGCGGGATGCACACCCACCTCTCCCTCTTCAAGAACGGGGAGAACGCCTTCTACGACCCCCAGGCGGAGTACCAGCTCTCCAAGACTGCCCTCCACTTCATCGCCGGCCTCCTGGAGCACGCCGAGGGCATGGTGGCCATCACGAACCCCCTGGTGAACTCCTACAAGCGCCTCACCCCTGGGTACGAGGCCCCCACCAACATCGCCTGGTCCGCCTCCAACCGCTCCGCCATGATCCGCATTCCCGCCCGCCGGGGCGTGGGTACCCGGGCGGAGCTTAGGATGCCCGACCCCTCCGCTAACCCCTACCTGGCCCTGGCGGTCATGGCCGCCGCCGCCATGGACGGGATTGAGCGCAAGCTCCTACCGCCCCCGCCCATCCAGCGCAACATCTACCAGATGAGCGTGCGCGAGCGGCGGAAGCACAAGATCCGCGAGCTCCCGGGCACCTTGCGGGAGGCCCTGGAGGCCCTGAAGAAGGACCCCGTCATCCGCGAGGCCCTGGGGGAACACGTGTACACCCACTTCCTCCAGGCCAAGCAGATGGAGTGGGACGACTACCGGGTCACCGTCCACCAGTGGGAGCTGGACCAGTACCTGGCCACCTATTAG
- a CDS encoding branched-chain amino acid ABC transporter permease, whose translation MLEQILALLPQVIFDGLILGFVYAMVALGYTMVYGVLELINFAHSEIFMIGAVVGVEVFRYLAPHVENGFILLLIALILGGMVAGATAILVERFAYRPLRKRGTTNRLVPLITAIGVSFILQDLVRLIEGLWHNEFFLRMRTVEDLEGSVELFGGAIFAQTKSFILMGVSILMLLGLTYLVNRTKLGVAIRAVAQDLSTASLMGIDPDRIISRTFLIGGSLGGVAGVLFALQYTTITPYVGFLPGLKAFTAAVLGGIGNIPGAMLGGLVLGQLENFFGTYLPILTNGNFGTEYKDVVAFLILILILLLRPQGLLGQVVKEKV comes from the coding sequence TTGCTGGAACAGATCCTGGCCCTACTGCCCCAGGTGATCTTTGACGGCTTGATCCTGGGCTTCGTCTACGCCATGGTGGCCTTGGGCTACACCATGGTATACGGCGTCTTGGAGCTCATCAACTTCGCCCACTCGGAGATCTTCATGATCGGGGCGGTGGTGGGGGTGGAGGTCTTCCGCTACCTCGCTCCCCACGTGGAAAACGGCTTTATTCTCCTCCTCATCGCCCTGATACTAGGGGGCATGGTGGCAGGAGCCACCGCCATCCTGGTGGAGCGCTTCGCCTACCGCCCCTTGCGCAAACGGGGGACCACCAACCGCCTCGTGCCCCTCATCACCGCCATCGGGGTGTCCTTCATCCTCCAGGACCTGGTGCGCCTCATTGAGGGGCTTTGGCACAACGAGTTCTTCCTCAGGATGCGCACGGTAGAGGACCTCGAGGGCAGCGTGGAGCTCTTCGGGGGAGCCATCTTCGCCCAAACCAAGTCCTTCATCCTCATGGGCGTTTCCATCCTGATGCTCCTCGGCCTCACCTACCTGGTGAACCGCACCAAGCTGGGGGTGGCCATCCGCGCCGTGGCCCAGGACCTCTCCACCGCAAGCCTCATGGGGATTGACCCCGACCGCATCATCTCCCGCACCTTCCTCATCGGCGGTTCCTTGGGCGGGGTGGCGGGGGTACTCTTTGCCCTCCAGTACACCACCATCACCCCCTACGTGGGCTTCTTGCCCGGCCTCAAGGCCTTCACCGCCGCCGTCCTCGGCGGTATTGGCAACATTCCCGGGGCCATGCTGGGGGGGCTTGTCTTGGGGCAGCTGGAAAACTTCTTCGGCACCTACCTCCCCATCCTGACCAACGGCAACTTCGGCACGGAGTACAAGGACGTGGTGGCCTTCCTCATCCTCATCCTCATCCTGCTCCTGAGGCCGCAAGGGCTTCTTGGGCAGGTGGTTAAGGAGAAGGTATGA
- a CDS encoding MOSC domain-containing protein — MTGKVVSLHLGTTPGLPKPRVEVLELLPGFGAKGDRHAGKDPDRAVLVAGLAAYEKAQRAGIDLPYGALGENLLLDLDPHGLPLGARLWVGEALLEFSQVCTVCASLSQFDLRLPKLLYGGRGLYARVLEGGVVRVGDPVRVLTLTR; from the coding sequence ATGACGGGGAAGGTCGTCTCCCTCCACCTCGGGACCACCCCTGGGTTGCCCAAACCCCGGGTAGAAGTCCTAGAGCTCCTCCCAGGCTTTGGGGCCAAGGGGGACCGGCACGCCGGCAAGGACCCTGACCGGGCGGTCCTGGTGGCGGGGCTTGCCGCCTACGAGAAGGCGCAAAGGGCCGGGATAGACCTCCCCTACGGGGCCCTAGGGGAAAACCTCCTCCTGGACCTGGACCCCCACGGCCTCCCCTTGGGGGCCCGGCTATGGGTGGGGGAAGCGCTTTTGGAGTTTTCCCAGGTTTGCACCGTGTGCGCAAGCCTCTCCCAGTTTGACCTGCGCCTGCCCAAGCTCCTTTACGGGGGGCGGGGGCTTTACGCCCGGGTCCTGGAGGGCGGGGTGGTGCGGGTAGGGGACCCCGTGCGGGTCCTCACCCTCACCCGGTGA
- a CDS encoding branched-chain amino acid ABC transporter substrate-binding protein, producing MRKIGLLVAGVAALGMALGQANVIKIATQSPLSGPQAALGEQIKLGAELAVEEAKAKFKALGFDLVLVPYDDQANPDVGVANANRIINDPDILGVVGHLNSGVAIPSSEVYARVNLVMVSPANTNPRVTDRRLPNVNRICGRDDVQGPVGAEYAFNNLKVKNVFIIHDKTAYGQGLAEEFRKRLEALGGRTVAFVGTEETSNFVPIINQIRGARPVPELIYFGGIYSQIGPFVKQLRERGLKTRLMGGDGLDSSEFVRLAGAQNAAGTFYTTVAGPVSAFPKARAVAQRFKQKYGKDMEGFGIYAYDSANVILAALEAAIKANGGKKPTREQVSQEVRKVKLEGLTGTIEFDDKGDNKKAKYFVMQVASTGNWADNKLIRVIEMAAPGSR from the coding sequence ATGAGGAAAATCGGGCTTCTGGTAGCAGGTGTAGCCGCCTTGGGCATGGCCCTGGGCCAGGCCAACGTCATCAAGATCGCCACCCAGTCCCCCCTCTCCGGCCCCCAGGCCGCTTTGGGGGAACAGATCAAGCTGGGGGCGGAGCTTGCCGTGGAGGAAGCCAAGGCCAAGTTCAAGGCCCTGGGCTTTGACCTGGTCCTCGTGCCCTACGATGACCAGGCCAACCCCGACGTGGGCGTGGCCAACGCCAACCGCATCATCAACGACCCCGACATCTTGGGCGTGGTGGGCCACCTGAACTCCGGCGTGGCCATCCCCTCCAGCGAGGTCTACGCCCGGGTGAACCTGGTCATGGTCTCCCCGGCCAACACCAACCCCCGGGTCACGGACCGGCGCCTGCCCAACGTGAACCGCATCTGCGGGCGCGACGACGTGCAAGGGCCGGTGGGGGCGGAGTACGCCTTCAACAACCTCAAGGTGAAGAACGTCTTCATCATCCACGACAAGACCGCCTACGGCCAGGGCCTGGCGGAGGAGTTCAGGAAGCGGCTTGAAGCCCTGGGCGGCAGGACGGTGGCCTTCGTGGGCACCGAGGAGACCTCCAACTTCGTGCCCATCATCAACCAGATCCGCGGCGCCCGTCCGGTGCCCGAACTCATCTACTTCGGCGGCATCTACAGCCAGATCGGTCCTTTCGTGAAGCAGCTCCGGGAACGCGGCCTCAAGACCCGGCTCATGGGCGGTGACGGTCTGGATTCCAGCGAGTTCGTGCGCCTGGCGGGGGCCCAGAACGCCGCCGGCACCTTCTACACCACCGTGGCCGGCCCCGTTTCCGCCTTCCCCAAGGCCAGGGCCGTGGCCCAACGCTTCAAGCAGAAGTACGGCAAGGACATGGAGGGCTTCGGCATCTACGCCTACGACTCCGCCAACGTGATCCTGGCTGCCCTGGAGGCCGCCATCAAGGCCAACGGGGGCAAGAAGCCCACCCGGGAGCAGGTGAGCCAGGAGGTGCGCAAGGTCAAGCTGGAGGGCCTCACCGGCACCATTGAGTTTGACGACAAGGGCGACAACAAGAAGGCCAAGTACTTCGTGATGCAGGTGGCTTCTACGGGCAACTGGGCCGACAACAAGCTGATCCGCGTCATCGAGATGGCGGCCCCGGGCTCCAGGTAA
- a CDS encoding sulfite oxidase, whose product MEKVNRRTTLKLMGLGAALLAAGRGFAQQTPTADQLVKGKDARILVLSQRPIVLETPFALLASQPERTPKELLYVRNNVDLPGYNTVEGASLEGWTLEVGGLVDKPFTVEAKELLSLPQHEVTMVLQCSGNGRSLYQPRPSGNPWGRGGVGNVTFRGVRLKDLLAAKGAKPTEKALFITAHASRQGNAAEFVRSVPIHALEEALLALSMNGEPLAAVHGGPVRLVFPGYFGVNNVKWVAKVEFTEAENTTAEQMPRYRVPTIPNTHLPFLPQEPGSRYPYSFTNSRPNWLVNVNSFIFAPLEGQTVEGPYVRVEGVAFNDGIVPIVSVEVSTNGGRTWHQATLERTGRSYGWVRWRATLYLRPGEHEVMARAWDAAGRSQPLDGNLAWNERGYEYNGVMRVRFTVA is encoded by the coding sequence ATGGAAAAGGTCAACCGCAGGACCACCCTAAAGCTCATGGGCCTGGGGGCCGCCCTGTTGGCGGCGGGGCGGGGTTTTGCCCAGCAAACCCCCACGGCGGACCAACTGGTAAAGGGCAAAGACGCCAGGATCCTCGTGCTCTCCCAAAGGCCCATCGTCCTGGAAACGCCCTTTGCCCTCCTGGCCAGCCAACCCGAGCGCACCCCTAAGGAACTCCTCTACGTCCGCAACAACGTGGACCTGCCGGGCTACAACACCGTGGAGGGGGCGAGCCTCGAGGGCTGGACCCTCGAGGTGGGGGGCCTCGTGGACAAGCCCTTCACCGTGGAGGCCAAGGAGCTCCTTAGCCTCCCCCAGCACGAGGTGACCATGGTCCTCCAGTGCTCGGGCAACGGGCGCTCCCTCTACCAACCCCGCCCCTCGGGCAACCCTTGGGGCCGCGGCGGGGTAGGGAACGTCACCTTCCGGGGGGTAAGGCTTAAGGACCTCCTGGCCGCCAAGGGGGCGAAGCCCACGGAAAAAGCCCTTTTCATCACCGCCCACGCCAGCCGCCAGGGCAACGCCGCCGAGTTCGTGCGGAGCGTCCCCATCCACGCCCTGGAGGAGGCCCTCCTCGCTCTCTCCATGAACGGGGAACCCCTCGCCGCCGTCCACGGGGGCCCGGTGCGCCTGGTCTTCCCCGGCTACTTCGGGGTGAACAACGTGAAGTGGGTCGCCAAGGTGGAGTTCACCGAGGCGGAGAACACCACCGCCGAGCAGATGCCCCGCTACCGGGTGCCCACCATCCCCAACACCCACCTTCCCTTCCTCCCCCAAGAACCCGGAAGCCGCTACCCCTATAGCTTCACCAACTCCCGCCCCAACTGGCTGGTGAACGTGAATAGCTTCATCTTTGCCCCCCTGGAGGGCCAGACGGTGGAAGGGCCCTACGTGCGGGTGGAGGGGGTGGCCTTCAACGACGGCATCGTGCCCATCGTGAGCGTGGAGGTTTCCACCAACGGCGGGCGCACCTGGCACCAGGCCACCCTGGAGCGCACGGGGAGAAGCTACGGCTGGGTGCGCTGGCGGGCCACCCTCTACCTCCGCCCTGGGGAACACGAGGTCATGGCCCGGGCCTGGGACGCCGCCGGGCGCAGCCAGCCCCTGGACGGCAACCTCGCTTGGAACGAGCGGGGCTACGAGTACAACGGGGTGATGCGGGTTAGGTTCACCGTGGCCTAA
- a CDS encoding bifunctional metallophosphatase/5'-nucleotidase gives MKRRDVLRAGAALGLAGLGLGRAQGAFTLTLVHTNDTHAHLEPMELTLSGNRVRVGGVAQRVAFFDRLRASRKNLLFLDAGDVFQGTLYFNQYRGLADRYFMHRMLYRVMALGNHEFDLGPGPLAEFLKGARFKVVSANVDVSQEPRLKGLVAPYAVLSVGGEKVGVVGLTTPDTKEIANPGPTVAFLDPYESAQKAVYELLSRGVNKILVLSHLGYGEDLKLARRLVGAQVIVGGHSHTLLGSFPHKELAPAGPYPTVVKNPEGKDVLVVQAWEWGKVVGVLEVSFDAKGELVAYKGEPFLMTPEVSPEDFFAKEALLAYAQPVMALMGQVIAEAKVDLVGERAIVRRRESNLGNLIADGMVWKTKNAGVQIALQNGGGIRASIPKGPITVGKVYEVLPFGNTLVVMDLKGREIKAALENGVSQWEAQAGRFLQVSGLRYAFDLSRPAGDRVVRVEVKTEKGYVPLDLEATYRVVVNNFIAAGGDGFTVLKEAQGYRVDTGFSDAESFMDYLKELKVVEAGLEGRIEVLNEPKGERPAYWAYEVPERVGV, from the coding sequence ATGAAGCGGCGGGACGTATTGCGGGCGGGCGCGGCTTTGGGGCTTGCGGGCCTGGGTCTTGGGCGGGCGCAAGGGGCGTTTACCTTAACCCTGGTCCACACCAACGATACCCACGCCCACCTGGAGCCCATGGAGCTTACCCTTTCCGGGAACAGGGTGCGCGTGGGCGGGGTGGCCCAGCGGGTGGCCTTCTTTGACCGCCTGCGGGCGAGCCGCAAGAACCTTCTCTTTTTGGACGCGGGGGATGTTTTCCAGGGAACCCTTTACTTCAACCAGTACCGGGGTTTGGCGGACCGCTACTTCATGCACCGGATGCTCTATCGGGTCATGGCCCTGGGGAACCACGAGTTTGACCTGGGGCCTGGGCCCTTGGCGGAGTTCTTGAAGGGGGCGAGGTTCAAGGTGGTTTCCGCCAACGTGGACGTGAGTCAAGAACCTCGGCTTAAGGGCCTTGTGGCTCCCTACGCTGTCCTGAGCGTGGGTGGGGAGAAGGTGGGGGTGGTGGGCCTCACCACCCCGGACACCAAGGAGATCGCCAACCCTGGCCCCACCGTGGCCTTTTTAGACCCCTATGAGAGCGCCCAGAAGGCGGTTTACGAGCTCCTAAGCCGGGGGGTGAACAAGATCCTTGTCCTCTCCCACCTGGGCTATGGGGAGGACCTAAAGCTTGCCCGGAGGCTTGTGGGGGCGCAGGTCATCGTGGGCGGCCACTCCCACACCCTTTTGGGAAGCTTCCCCCACAAGGAGCTTGCCCCCGCCGGGCCCTACCCCACGGTGGTCAAGAACCCCGAGGGGAAGGACGTCCTGGTGGTGCAGGCCTGGGAGTGGGGGAAAGTGGTGGGGGTTTTGGAGGTGAGCTTTGACGCCAAGGGGGAGCTCGTGGCCTACAAGGGCGAGCCCTTCCTCATGACCCCCGAGGTGTCCCCGGAGGACTTCTTCGCCAAGGAGGCCCTTCTGGCCTACGCCCAACCGGTCATGGCCCTCATGGGCCAGGTCATCGCCGAGGCCAAGGTGGACCTGGTGGGGGAGAGGGCCATCGTGCGCCGGCGGGAGAGCAACCTGGGCAACCTGATCGCCGACGGCATGGTCTGGAAGACCAAAAACGCCGGGGTGCAGATCGCCCTGCAAAACGGCGGGGGCATCCGGGCCTCCATCCCCAAGGGCCCCATCACCGTGGGCAAGGTCTACGAGGTTCTGCCCTTTGGCAACACCCTGGTGGTGATGGACCTGAAGGGGAGGGAGATCAAGGCGGCCCTGGAAAACGGGGTTTCCCAGTGGGAGGCCCAGGCGGGGCGGTTCCTCCAGGTTTCGGGCCTGCGCTACGCCTTTGACCTCTCCCGGCCCGCGGGGGACCGGGTGGTGAGGGTGGAGGTAAAGACGGAAAAGGGCTATGTGCCCTTGGACCTCGAGGCCACCTACCGGGTGGTGGTCAACAACTTCATCGCCGCCGGCGGGGACGGCTTCACCGTGCTCAAGGAGGCCCAGGGCTACCGGGTGGACACGGGCTTCAGCGACGCCGAGAGCTTCATGGACTACCTGAAGGAGCTTAAGGTGGTGGAGGCGGGCCTCGAGGGCCGGATTGAGGTCCTCAACGAGCCCAAAGGGGAGCGCCCCGCCTACTGGGCCTACGAGGTGCCGGAACGGGTGGGGGTCTAG
- the mutS gene encoding DNA mismatch repair protein MutS has product MLKGEGPGPLPPLLQQYVELRDRYPDYLLLFQVGDFYECFGEDAERLARALGLVLTHKTSKDFTTPMAGIPIRAFDAYAERLLKMGFRLAVADQVEPAEEAEGLVRREVTQLLTPGTLVQETLLPREANYLAAIATGDGWGLAFLDVSTGEFKGTLLKSKSALYDELFRHRPAEVLLSPELRENEAFVAEFQKRFPVMLSEAPFEPEGEGPLALRRAQGALLAYARATQGGALSVRPFRAYDPGAFMRLPEATLRALEVFEPLRGQDTLFGVLDETRTAPGRRLLQSWLRHPLLERGPLEARLDRVERFVGDGALREGVRRLLFRLADLERLATRLELGRAGPKDLAALRRSLEILPEVKALLGEEVLLPDLGALLEELEAALVDEPPLKLSEGGLIREGYDPELDALRREHAQGVAYFLELEQRERERTGIPTLKVGYNAVFGYYLEVTRPYYERVPKEYRAVQTLKDRQRYTLPEMKERERELYRLEALIRRREEEVFLAVRERAKRDVEALREAARVLAELDVFAALAEVAVRHGYTRPRFGERLSIRAGRHPVVERRTEFVPNDLEMAHELVLVTGPNMAGKSTFLRQTALIALLAQIGSFVPAEAAELPLFDRILTRIGASDDLAGGKSTFMVEMEEVALILKEATGKSLVLLDEVGRGTSSLDGLAIATAVAEALHERRCYALFATHYFELTALSLPRLKNLHVAAKEEEGGLVFYHQVLPGPASKSYGVEVARMAGLPEGVVERAKALLQAMAARREGAWEEVLERLLSLDPDRLTPLEALKLLHELKALALGAPLGSMKG; this is encoded by the coding sequence ATGCTCAAGGGCGAAGGCCCTGGTCCCTTGCCGCCCCTCCTCCAGCAGTACGTGGAGCTTCGGGACCGCTACCCGGACTACCTCCTCCTCTTCCAGGTGGGGGACTTCTACGAGTGCTTCGGCGAGGATGCGGAGAGGCTCGCCCGCGCCCTGGGCCTTGTCCTCACCCACAAGACCAGCAAGGACTTCACCACTCCCATGGCGGGCATCCCCATCCGGGCTTTTGACGCCTACGCCGAACGCCTCCTAAAGATGGGCTTCCGCCTGGCGGTGGCCGACCAGGTGGAGCCGGCGGAGGAGGCGGAGGGGCTGGTGCGGCGGGAGGTGACCCAGCTCCTCACCCCCGGCACCCTGGTCCAGGAAACCCTCTTGCCCCGGGAGGCCAACTACCTGGCGGCCATCGCCACGGGGGACGGGTGGGGGCTTGCCTTTTTGGACGTGTCCACGGGGGAGTTCAAGGGCACTTTGCTTAAGAGCAAAAGCGCCCTTTACGACGAGCTTTTCCGCCACCGCCCTGCGGAGGTCCTCTTGAGCCCCGAGCTCCGGGAGAACGAGGCCTTCGTGGCCGAGTTCCAAAAACGCTTCCCCGTGATGCTTTCTGAGGCCCCTTTTGAGCCCGAAGGGGAAGGCCCCTTGGCCCTCAGGCGGGCCCAGGGGGCGCTTCTCGCCTACGCCCGCGCCACCCAGGGCGGGGCCCTGAGCGTGCGGCCCTTCCGCGCCTACGACCCCGGGGCCTTCATGCGCCTGCCCGAGGCTACCTTGCGGGCTTTGGAGGTCTTTGAGCCCCTGAGGGGCCAGGACACCCTCTTTGGCGTCCTGGACGAGACGAGGACCGCCCCGGGCAGGCGGCTCTTGCAGAGCTGGCTCCGCCATCCCCTTCTGGAACGGGGCCCCTTGGAGGCCCGGTTGGACCGGGTGGAGCGCTTCGTGGGGGATGGGGCCCTGAGGGAGGGGGTGCGGCGGCTCCTTTTCCGCCTGGCGGACCTGGAGCGGCTCGCCACCCGCCTGGAGCTCGGCCGGGCTGGCCCTAAAGACCTGGCCGCCCTCAGGCGGAGCCTGGAGATCCTCCCCGAGGTCAAGGCCCTTCTAGGGGAGGAGGTGCTTCTTCCCGACCTGGGCGCCTTGCTAGAAGAGCTCGAGGCGGCCCTGGTGGACGAGCCTCCCCTGAAGCTTTCCGAGGGGGGGCTTATCCGCGAGGGGTATGACCCCGAGCTGGACGCCCTGAGGCGGGAGCACGCCCAGGGGGTGGCCTACTTCCTGGAGCTGGAGCAAAGGGAAAGGGAGCGCACGGGTATACCCACCCTCAAGGTGGGCTACAACGCCGTCTTCGGCTACTACCTCGAGGTCACCCGCCCCTACTACGAGCGGGTGCCCAAGGAGTACCGGGCGGTGCAGACCCTCAAGGACCGGCAGCGCTACACCCTGCCGGAGATGAAGGAAAGGGAAAGGGAGCTCTACCGCCTCGAGGCCCTGATCCGAAGGCGGGAGGAGGAGGTCTTCCTGGCGGTGCGGGAGCGGGCGAAAAGGGACGTGGAGGCCCTAAGGGAGGCGGCCCGGGTCTTGGCGGAACTGGACGTCTTCGCCGCCCTGGCCGAGGTGGCGGTGCGCCACGGCTACACGAGGCCCCGCTTTGGGGAAAGGCTTTCCATCCGGGCGGGGCGCCACCCCGTGGTGGAAAGGCGCACGGAGTTCGTGCCCAACGACCTGGAGATGGCCCACGAGCTCGTCCTGGTCACGGGGCCCAACATGGCGGGCAAGAGCACCTTCCTCCGCCAGACGGCCCTCATCGCCTTGCTCGCCCAAATAGGGAGCTTCGTGCCGGCGGAAGCGGCGGAGCTTCCCCTTTTTGACCGCATCCTCACCCGCATCGGGGCCTCCGACGACCTGGCGGGGGGGAAGAGCACCTTCATGGTGGAGATGGAGGAGGTGGCCCTCATCCTCAAGGAAGCCACGGGGAAAAGCCTCGTCCTCCTGGACGAGGTGGGCCGGGGCACCAGCAGCCTGGACGGCCTCGCCATCGCCACCGCCGTGGCGGAGGCCCTGCACGAAAGGCGGTGCTACGCCCTCTTCGCCACCCACTACTTTGAGCTCACCGCCCTCTCCCTGCCCCGCCTGAAGAACCTCCACGTGGCGGCCAAGGAGGAGGAAGGCGGGCTCGTCTTCTACCACCAGGTCCTTCCCGGGCCCGCCTCCAAAAGCTATGGGGTGGAGGTGGCCCGGATGGCGGGCCTTCCTGAGGGGGTGGTGGAGCGGGCCAAGGCCCTCCTCCAGGCCATGGCGGCCCGGCGGGAAGGGGCTTGGGAGGAGGTCTTGGAGCGGCTTCTTTCCCTGGACCCCGACCGCCTCACCCCCCTCGAGGCCCTTAAGCTCCTCCACGAGCTCAAGGCCTTGGCCCTGGGGGCGCCCTTGGGTAGCATGAAGGGGTGA
- a CDS encoding c-type cytochrome, whose amino-acid sequence MRTLWLSFLATGLGLLGYLALGQPTLPEGPGKDLVLAKCQTCHDIGLVARERLSRERWDAVLDEMALQGLKVTPEERAAILDYLATYLGTTPPPPPPAAAAPAAKTGAQVYANCQGCHGPQGEGNPPLFPPLRGHAAKLLGTEGGRNYLLLVVLYGLQGEIQVEGQTYNQVMPGFAWLTDEDLALVLNHLLTFGAPQGFRPYTPEEVKAARAKPLTPEEVHALRQGLRLP is encoded by the coding sequence ATGCGCACGCTTTGGCTATCCTTTTTAGCCACCGGCCTCGGCCTCCTGGGATACCTGGCCTTGGGCCAACCCACCCTCCCCGAAGGGCCGGGCAAAGACCTGGTCCTCGCCAAGTGCCAGACCTGCCACGACATCGGCCTAGTGGCCCGAGAGCGCCTTTCCCGGGAACGCTGGGACGCTGTCCTGGACGAGATGGCACTCCAGGGCCTAAAGGTTACCCCAGAGGAGCGGGCCGCCATCCTGGACTACCTGGCCACCTACCTGGGCACCACCCCCCCTCCCCCGCCCCCGGCAGCCGCGGCCCCCGCCGCCAAGACGGGCGCCCAGGTCTACGCCAACTGCCAGGGCTGCCACGGGCCGCAAGGGGAGGGCAACCCACCCCTCTTCCCTCCTTTGCGGGGGCACGCGGCCAAGCTCCTGGGGACCGAGGGCGGGCGGAACTACCTCCTCCTAGTGGTGCTCTACGGCCTCCAGGGGGAGATCCAGGTGGAGGGACAGACCTACAACCAGGTGATGCCCGGCTTCGCCTGGCTAACCGACGAGGACCTGGCCCTGGTGCTGAACCACCTCCTCACCTTCGGCGCCCCCCAAGGCTTCCGGCCCTACACCCCCGAAGAGGTGAAGGCGGCGCGGGCCAAGCCCCTAACCCCCGAGGAGGTCCACGCCCTGCGCCAGGGGCTCAGGCTCCCATGA